From the Candidatus Woesearchaeota archaeon genome, one window contains:
- a CDS encoding glycosyltransferase family 2 protein, whose translation MTSHYNTHGITMKLHIKPHRIYAIIPARNEKKNIGRVVQKVKSHIKDVIVVDDGSTDGTGKKAEGSGAFVLRHIINLGKGAALKTGCDYAIEHGADILIVLDADGQHDPAEIPLFLKALKGNDIVIGARKFNQSMPKILLVGNWLINRVTEMLYNVRIKDSLCGYRAFTKYAYSKIRWNVSDYSMESEMVANVGRHKLKYKQVEIATIYSDKYKGTTVFDGFKIVLDLLYWKLRGNGFAK comes from the coding sequence ATGACGTCTCATTACAATACACACGGGATTACAATGAAACTCCATATCAAACCGCACCGGATTTATGCCATTATCCCTGCAAGGAACGAGAAAAAAAATATTGGCAGGGTAGTGCAAAAAGTAAAAAGCCATATCAAGGATGTGATTGTTGTAGATGACGGCTCAACTGACGGGACAGGGAAAAAGGCAGAGGGCAGTGGAGCATTTGTCCTGAGGCATATTATCAACCTTGGCAAAGGCGCTGCCCTGAAAACAGGATGCGATTATGCAATAGAGCATGGAGCTGACATACTGATTGTGCTGGATGCAGACGGCCAGCATGACCCCGCAGAAATACCTTTGTTTCTCAAGGCGCTGAAAGGGAATGATATCGTGATTGGGGCCAGGAAATTCAACCAGAGCATGCCAAAAATCCTGTTGGTCGGAAACTGGCTTATCAATAGGGTGACTGAAATGCTGTATAATGTCAGGATCAAGGACTCGCTTTGCGGATACCGTGCCTTTACAAAGTATGCATATTCAAAAATCCGGTGGAATGTTTCAGACTACAGCATGGAATCGGAAATGGTGGCAAATGTGGGCAGGCATAAGCTTAAATATAAGCAAGTGGAGATAGCAACCATATATTCAGACAAGTACAAGGGCACAACAGTTTTTGACGGCTTCAAGATTGTGCTTGACCTGCTGTATTGGAAGCTCAGGGGAAATGGGTTTGCCAAGTAA
- a CDS encoding glycosyltransferase, with protein sequence MDRKYKISVVIPVFREEKRISRCIDESIFYFSNNPSISDFELIFVADSSGDKTISIIRKRTFSDRRIRLIVNNDRLEKGFSVKEGMLSAKYDLMLFYDADLSVPLTEIGNFLAKISRHDILIASRGLPDSRVQKKFFKILLSRLFSAVKLVMLGVNYHDTQCGFKMFRKKTLVLFRQQRIKSSCFDVELLYNAGLHNFSVKELPVTWIDSDRSNFNTLKVIGRFIVDIMRIRYYSWSGKYGPAAGKAK encoded by the coding sequence ATGGACAGGAAATATAAGATCAGTGTCGTGATCCCTGTTTTCAGGGAGGAAAAGCGCATAAGCAGGTGCATTGACGAATCAATTTTCTATTTTTCCAATAATCCCTCAATTTCAGATTTTGAGCTGATTTTTGTAGCTGACTCAAGTGGGGACAAGACCATAAGCATCATCCGGAAGCGCACTTTCAGCGACAGGAGAATCCGGCTCATAGTCAATAATGACAGGCTGGAAAAAGGCTTTTCAGTAAAGGAAGGAATGCTGTCAGCGAAATATGACCTCATGCTTTTTTACGACGCAGACCTCAGCGTTCCCCTGACGGAAATCGGAAACTTTTTGGCCAAGATAAGCCGGCATGACATCCTCATTGCATCACGGGGGCTTCCGGATTCAAGGGTGCAGAAAAAATTCTTCAAGATACTCCTATCAAGGCTTTTTTCGGCTGTGAAACTGGTTATGCTGGGTGTCAATTACCATGACACTCAATGCGGCTTTAAGATGTTCAGGAAAAAAACACTTGTGCTGTTCCGCCAGCAGAGGATAAAGAGCAGCTGCTTTGATGTTGAGCTTCTGTACAACGCAGGCCTGCATAATTTTAGTGTAAAGGAGCTTCCGGTCACATGGATTGACTCGGACAGGAGCAATTTCAACACCCTCAAGGTCATCGGAAGGTTTATTGTTGATATCATGAGAATCAGGTACTATTCCTGGTCTGGAAAATACGGGCCGGCCGCAGGGAAGGCAAAATAA
- a CDS encoding HAD family hydrolase produces the protein METRMENEHEGQIPEARVPPKKRSGRNRAIFIDRDGTINVEMPTYLYQLEDFAFLPGSVEAIAKLSKTDYKLIIITNQGGVAKGIYTEEDVNKINHHIVSELKKHGAEIHRVYYCPHHKDGTVEGYSFICECKKPGTKFFEEAAHEFKLNLKKSWMVGDRDFDIMAGARAGCRTVLVKSGINGEEYYRNMTVEPDFVAPDLKMAVEIILEHEKPGGAANGANQGVDGDGC, from the coding sequence ATGGAAACCAGAATGGAAAATGAGCATGAAGGGCAAATTCCTGAAGCCCGTGTGCCCCCCAAGAAAAGATCTGGGAGGAACAGGGCAATTTTCATCGACAGGGATGGAACAATAAACGTGGAAATGCCAACCTACCTTTACCAGCTTGAGGACTTTGCATTCCTGCCTGGCTCTGTTGAGGCAATCGCAAAGCTTTCCAAGACAGACTACAAGCTTATAATAATCACCAACCAGGGCGGCGTGGCAAAAGGGATTTACACCGAAGAGGATGTCAACAAAATAAACCATCACATTGTGTCCGAGCTGAAAAAACATGGGGCCGAAATACACAGGGTATATTACTGCCCTCACCACAAGGACGGCACTGTTGAAGGATATTCATTCATCTGCGAATGCAAAAAGCCAGGAACCAAATTTTTTGAGGAAGCTGCGCATGAATTCAAGCTTAACCTTAAGAAGTCATGGATGGTAGGTGACAGGGATTTTGACATAATGGCAGGGGCACGCGCAGGATGCAGGACCGTGCTTGTAAAAAGCGGGATTAACGGCGAGGAATATTACAGGAACATGACAGTTGAGCCTGATTTTGTGGCGCCTGACTTAAAGATGGCTGTTGAGATTATACTGGAGCACGAAAAGCCCGGCGGCGCTGCAAATGGCGCAAATCAAGGGGTCGATGGCGATGGCTGCTAG
- a CDS encoding glycosyltransferase family 9 protein gives MQIGTIKLMDRIVGGVLCLAIGIANIPFAIMRKFMKRPAVKKILVVQLWGIGETITTLPALRALRKRFSGAEITILATRRNKDVYFRNPDADKLVEIDFNISSLLEFMRRNYRKFDLVIDMEEYLNVSAILTFAAGKKRVGYSHGLRSLLYTKETVYNDQQHSVFAFMDLARTVGAEIPVKKLIPVQFDKHDAREVDKWMKERRIRSGEFVVGIAPGSAESAPSRKWQKEKYAKLADSILERYGKKGCWVIFFGSSDERALVDEIMTIMKLKENVYNAAGFFTVRQLFCALQKCKAFVGNDSGPMHIAAAQGVKTLGLFGPNTPVRWAPYGEKNAFVYHQDSCRYTPCINTHKGQVPDCLYSRKSAEYQKCMKAISVDNVMMAFGKIAGK, from the coding sequence ATGCAGATTGGGACTATAAAGCTAATGGACAGGATTGTCGGAGGGGTGCTTTGCCTTGCCATTGGAATAGCCAACATCCCGTTTGCCATCATGAGAAAGTTCATGAAAAGGCCCGCTGTCAAGAAAATCCTGGTCGTCCAGCTATGGGGGATAGGCGAAACCATCACAACCCTGCCTGCGCTGAGGGCATTGAGAAAACGGTTTTCAGGCGCCGAGATAACCATACTAGCGACAAGGCGGAACAAGGATGTGTATTTTCGCAATCCTGATGCGGACAAGCTTGTGGAAATTGACTTTAACATTTCTTCACTTTTGGAGTTTATGAGAAGGAATTATAGAAAATTCGACCTGGTTATTGATATGGAGGAATACCTTAATGTTTCAGCCATCCTCACATTTGCAGCAGGAAAGAAGAGAGTTGGATATAGCCATGGGTTGAGGTCCCTGCTCTACACCAAAGAAACTGTCTACAATGACCAGCAGCATTCTGTATTTGCCTTTATGGACCTTGCCAGGACAGTTGGGGCTGAAATTCCCGTGAAAAAGCTTATTCCTGTCCAGTTTGACAAGCATGATGCCCGCGAAGTGGACAAGTGGATGAAAGAGAGGAGGATAAGAAGCGGGGAATTTGTCGTCGGAATAGCGCCTGGCTCTGCTGAATCCGCGCCATCAAGGAAATGGCAGAAGGAAAAATATGCCAAGCTGGCTGACAGCATCCTGGAGAGGTACGGCAAAAAGGGATGCTGGGTTATATTTTTTGGCAGCAGCGATGAGCGCGCATTAGTGGATGAGATAATGACAATTATGAAATTGAAGGAAAATGTTTACAATGCCGCCGGGTTCTTCACGGTAAGGCAGCTTTTCTGTGCACTGCAGAAATGCAAGGCATTTGTCGGCAATGATTCAGGACCCATGCACATTGCAGCTGCGCAGGGCGTGAAAACTCTTGGCCTGTTCGGGCCGAACACCCCTGTCAGGTGGGCGCCGTACGGCGAAAAAAATGCCTTTGTCTACCACCAGGACAGCTGCAGGTATACCCCGTGCATAAACACCCATAAAGGACAGGTCCCTGACTGCCTTTACTCGAGGAAATCGGCTGAATACCAGAAGTGCATGAAGGCGATAAGCGTTGATAATGTTATGATGGCGTTTGGGAAAATTGCAGGGAAGTGA
- a CDS encoding DUF2304 domain-containing protein, with the protein MVLGIQILGSIFALFMLYVTFLHQKRKEYTVREYVFWTFFWIVFGLVSLFPNWLDPITTVLRLTRTLDLFIILGFMFIIAVVIYVYDVVRKTQKKVEEVVRKVAIEDASKKSK; encoded by the coding sequence ATGGTACTCGGAATCCAGATTTTGGGAAGCATTTTCGCGCTGTTCATGCTTTATGTTACGTTTCTTCACCAGAAAAGGAAGGAATACACCGTGAGGGAATATGTCTTTTGGACATTTTTCTGGATTGTGTTCGGCCTTGTGTCCCTGTTTCCCAACTGGCTCGACCCCATAACAACAGTCCTCAGGCTGACAAGAACCCTTGACCTGTTCATAATCCTGGGGTTCATGTTTATAATCGCAGTTGTAATTTATGTCTATGATGTTGTGAGAAAAACCCAGAAAAAAGTCGAGGAGGTTGTCCGAAAAGTGGCTATTGAGGATGCCTCAAAAAAATCAAAGTGA
- a CDS encoding adenylyltransferase/cytidyltransferase family protein, producing MAARKKIVSRDAVPKICNELRAKGKKIVTCNGSFDLMHIGHITFLQEAKARGDALIVGVNSNSSVKQYKSKDKPIIDEKHRMESLAALECVDYVVLMDEKEIAVPLINLARPDVHANGEEYGKDCVEAKAIKAIGGKLYLVKKVPGFSTTELIDRITQIYCRKK from the coding sequence ATGGCTGCTAGAAAAAAAATTGTCTCCCGGGACGCTGTCCCGAAAATATGCAATGAGCTGAGGGCCAAAGGGAAGAAAATAGTCACCTGCAACGGGAGCTTTGACTTAATGCATATTGGCCACATAACTTTTTTGCAGGAGGCAAAAGCCCGGGGAGATGCACTTATAGTGGGAGTCAACAGCAATTCCTCTGTAAAGCAGTACAAGAGCAAGGACAAGCCTATTATTGACGAAAAACACAGGATGGAGTCACTGGCTGCACTGGAATGCGTTGATTATGTTGTATTGATGGATGAAAAGGAAATTGCAGTCCCGCTGATAAACCTGGCCAGGCCTGATGTACATGCCAATGGCGAGGAGTATGGCAAGGATTGCGTCGAGGCAAAGGCCATTAAGGCAATTGGCGGCAAGCTTTACTTGGTAAAGAAAGTCCCTGGATTTTCCACAACTGAGTTGATTGACAGGATAACGCAAATTTATTGCAGAAAAAAATGA
- the gmhA gene encoding D-sedoheptulose 7-phosphate isomerase: protein MENKIREMLLESAEVKKTVANTMAGKVEKFAAMTLDTMKSGKKVLVCGNGGSAADAQHFAAEFIVRYKTDRKTLPAIALTTDTSVITAHANDYGFNTLFERQVEALGNKGDLFVGISTSGNSENVMLALKMAKEKGMKTVALLGKDGGKTKGMADLDIIIPSSQTARIQEAQMCIMHIVCELVENEFVAKAWKGGKEQ from the coding sequence ATGGAAAACAAGATAAGGGAAATGCTGCTTGAAAGCGCTGAAGTAAAAAAGACAGTTGCCAATACAATGGCAGGAAAGGTTGAAAAATTTGCTGCCATGACCCTGGATACCATGAAATCCGGCAAAAAAGTGCTTGTATGCGGCAATGGAGGTAGTGCGGCAGATGCGCAGCATTTTGCAGCTGAGTTCATAGTAAGATATAAGACTGACCGGAAGACCCTGCCGGCAATAGCCCTGACAACTGACACATCTGTCATCACAGCTCATGCAAATGATTACGGATTCAACACGCTGTTTGAAAGGCAGGTTGAGGCCCTGGGAAACAAAGGAGACCTGTTTGTGGGGATTAGCACAAGCGGAAATTCAGAGAATGTCATGCTTGCCTTGAAAATGGCAAAGGAAAAGGGGATGAAGACCGTTGCCCTGCTCGGCAAGGATGGGGGAAAGACAAAAGGCATGGCAGATTTGGACATAATAATACCCTCAAGCCAGACAGCAAGGATACAGGAAGCCCAGATGTGCATAATGCATATTGTATGCGAATTGGTCGAAAACGAATTTGTTGCCAAGGCCTGGAAAGGCGGGAAGGAACAATAA
- the rfaE1 gene encoding D-glycero-beta-D-manno-heptose-7-phosphate kinase, protein MDVKKLIQTIRDFKGKRVLVIGDVMLDKSIVGDVTRISPEAPVQVVNVQKEEFVPGGAANVANNVASLSGDVYIIGTVGNDEMGATLLEELKKRNMHTDYMIKDSTRPTITKMRIMARGQQLLRVDYEKVHNIDREHEEKIINELKQGIEDIDVIVISDYGKGLLSRNFMAKVTDIAKGNKVYTIVDPKPMHREYYYGCHLLTPNYDEACLMSGLEEEFWEDVMKVGEALVRKYDTDILVTRGEMGMSLFKKDGMVKHIPTKAKEVYDVTGAGDTVVATLAMSLAAGSSLEDAARIANHAAGIVVGKIGTSTVTASELEKDIKKDSEYNGNQNGK, encoded by the coding sequence ATGGATGTAAAAAAACTGATTCAGACAATCCGGGATTTCAAGGGGAAAAGGGTTTTGGTCATAGGGGATGTGATGCTCGACAAGTCAATTGTAGGGGATGTCACAAGGATATCGCCTGAAGCGCCCGTGCAGGTAGTTAATGTCCAGAAGGAGGAGTTTGTGCCGGGCGGAGCCGCGAATGTGGCAAACAATGTTGCCAGCCTGAGCGGGGATGTCTATATCATAGGCACAGTCGGCAATGATGAGATGGGCGCAACGCTCCTTGAGGAGCTGAAGAAGAGAAACATGCATACGGATTACATGATCAAGGACAGCACAAGGCCGACCATCACCAAGATGAGAATAATGGCCCGTGGCCAGCAGCTGCTCAGGGTTGATTATGAAAAAGTGCATAACATTGACAGGGAGCATGAGGAAAAAATAATTAATGAATTAAAGCAGGGCATTGAGGACATTGATGTGATTGTAATCTCTGATTACGGGAAAGGCCTTTTGAGCAGGAATTTCATGGCAAAGGTTACTGACATTGCAAAAGGAAACAAGGTTTATACAATTGTGGACCCAAAGCCAATGCACAGGGAATATTATTATGGCTGCCATCTGCTCACACCCAACTATGACGAAGCATGCCTGATGTCCGGCCTTGAAGAGGAGTTCTGGGAAGATGTGATGAAAGTTGGAGAAGCCCTGGTCAGGAAGTACGATACTGACATTTTGGTCACAAGAGGGGAGATGGGAATGTCCCTTTTCAAGAAGGATGGGATGGTCAAGCACATTCCGACAAAAGCCAAGGAAGTCTATGATGTTACCGGAGCAGGGGATACGGTTGTGGCCACCTTGGCCATGTCATTGGCAGCAGGTTCGAGCCTGGAGGATGCCGCGAGGATTGCCAATCACGCAGCAGGGATTGTTGTTGGAAAAATAGGGACCTCAACTGTAACAGCCTCGGAGCTTGAGAAAGACATAAAGAAGGATTCAGAATACAATGGAAACCAGAATGGAAAATGA
- a CDS encoding thrombospondin type 3 repeat-containing protein: protein MIGKIRYKTVPIVFCMLVLCIPTIIAIKAPEKEWEMQIKPGSGWVESIEQTSDSGYIISGNTQLLYDWKGHYALLIKLDESGNLQWNHTYNKTNYDFFSSARQTSDGGYIAAGSTRTKDEKYMDFYNLWVIKTDEEGLPLWNKTYADGISSDAREVQLTTDGGFLILGSKLVLGWNVTDYSIPLNNLFLLKIDSDGNYQWNWTFRTSNHSSQLYSGVVQTSDDGYALIVTILNGSQYGADFSSLQREIFLIKLDSNRNIQWNQTIQGTSYLSHILQTEDGGYLLAGSKSPQFDVWVVKTDTDGRTLWNHTFDNNNTWDHPQHLTLANDDTFFITTESIYPSLFKSKIWMLKLDEFGNSLWNKTVSFRNNNDTTYAAAGLQTDDGGYIVTGTSENTSLPYFWSHGVWVEKFGQENTSVDINITVPQHNSTIITNFTWLNVTTSEPALCTYHGESCALVVPKSSPDCNVVYPVNLSSSNNIFHSSYLKNLTSHFNYNLAIVCKSGSEYLEPAWLNFYVDIVDINDLVPPVTLANSMDYIFGTWSNTYLEINFTCSDINGTGCKQTYYCIDTTDICEPSITYNNSFSINTEGYFYLRFRSTDQVNNQEAITSKIIKIDKTLPVINVTAPITQGSYKSEFLPIEWFVNDTNINYSFANIIDFNGNLIWESPSLSDEYNYYSFHNLSDGQYNITVVSKDLAHNYVNYTVTDVTIDSIAPIWQFLNPENNITTDKNILQINFTTNEPAYCKIQDSYSYFLNNLSSLIIYGAAFGDQNDAIFSQSFTFENLSDYSHYYYLIRCSDLAGNQNENSYEFTVIYDGDADGIPDILDNCPSIYNPSQADIDDDGVGDSCDSDSDNDGIPNDQDYLTGNSSDINSSSFVPILYINNQSNLNQIFTGLGVIDIMNENVKVAEFSYNFSNGTLNLANIAIEVSSNSSNGFVLINLNGQTIEGTKTLYLENVNNLTTLCIKDAEIGSISQITNLCNGPNEYSIDCPGYANNNQYQCNYTGSSNKTYVISGLTHTGINQQTYCGNGVVDFGEDCTNCDADAGSCPISSSSSSSSGGGGGGGGGGGPTLFYCSKAWQCSSWSSCLNSQQTRSCEFVEVPEYTQNTSCPKGSDDIEIARTCTSAPKSVVPASEEQVPNAAEDVKSLESTIPGSDQDQLAKLQDVSAITGAVTGLENFISNKKPMNKIFLILFSLIIVMALVIYGYNHFVGRKKKR from the coding sequence ATGATTGGGAAAATTCGATATAAAACAGTACCGATCGTTTTTTGCATGCTTGTTCTATGTATCCCAACGATAATTGCAATAAAGGCACCAGAGAAAGAGTGGGAAATGCAAATCAAACCTGGTTCAGGTTGGGTGGAGTCAATTGAGCAAACAAGCGATTCAGGATATATTATTTCTGGCAATACTCAGCTCTTATATGACTGGAAAGGCCATTACGCTCTTCTAATCAAACTGGATGAGTCTGGCAATCTGCAATGGAATCACACTTATAACAAGACCAATTATGACTTTTTTTCATCAGCTCGTCAAACCAGCGATGGTGGTTACATTGCCGCGGGGAGCACAAGAACAAAAGATGAAAAATATATGGATTTTTACAATCTCTGGGTAATAAAAACAGATGAAGAGGGACTACCCTTATGGAATAAGACCTATGCAGATGGCATAAGCTCTGACGCAAGAGAAGTTCAACTAACCACGGATGGTGGTTTTCTTATCTTGGGTTCCAAGCTCGTTCTAGGTTGGAATGTGACCGATTATTCTATCCCGCTCAACAATCTTTTTCTATTAAAAATAGATTCCGATGGCAATTATCAATGGAACTGGACTTTTCGCACATCTAATCACTCTAGCCAACTTTATTCCGGAGTGGTTCAAACATCCGATGATGGATATGCACTTATAGTAACAATCCTGAATGGATCCCAATATGGCGCAGACTTCTCCAGCCTGCAAAGGGAAATTTTCCTAATTAAACTGGACAGTAATAGAAATATTCAATGGAATCAAACCATCCAAGGTACAAGCTATCTATCACACATATTACAAACAGAAGATGGTGGCTATCTGCTCGCTGGATCTAAATCTCCCCAATTTGATGTCTGGGTTGTTAAGACAGATACAGATGGTCGCACGCTTTGGAATCATACCTTTGATAATAATAACACATGGGATCACCCTCAACATCTAACTTTGGCAAATGATGATACTTTTTTCATTACAACCGAGTCGATCTACCCCTCACTTTTCAAATCCAAAATCTGGATGTTAAAATTAGACGAATTTGGCAATTCTTTGTGGAATAAGACAGTTTCATTTCGCAATAATAATGATACCACATATGCGGCAGCGGGCCTTCAAACAGATGATGGAGGTTACATCGTCACGGGTACATCAGAAAACACAAGTCTTCCATATTTTTGGAGTCATGGTGTTTGGGTTGAAAAATTCGGGCAGGAAAACACTTCGGTTGATATTAATATTACTGTTCCACAACATAATTCAACGATTATAACAAATTTTACATGGTTAAATGTCACGACAAGCGAACCAGCACTTTGCACATATCATGGTGAATCTTGTGCACTAGTGGTACCTAAATCTTCTCCTGACTGCAATGTCGTTTATCCGGTAAATTTATCTTCAAGCAATAATATCTTTCATAGCTCCTATTTAAAAAATCTAACAAGTCATTTTAACTACAATCTTGCAATAGTTTGCAAAAGTGGTTCAGAATATCTGGAACCAGCATGGCTTAATTTTTACGTTGATATTGTCGATATCAATGACTTAGTACCGCCAGTAACACTAGCCAACAGCATGGATTATATATTCGGGACTTGGAGCAATACTTATTTAGAAATAAATTTTACGTGTTCTGATATCAATGGAACAGGTTGTAAACAAACTTATTATTGTATTGACACTACTGACATCTGTGAACCATCCATTACTTATAATAATAGTTTTAGCATAAATACGGAAGGCTATTTTTATTTGAGATTCAGAAGTACAGACCAGGTCAACAATCAGGAAGCCATTACGAGCAAAATTATTAAAATAGACAAAACTTTACCGGTCATAAATGTAACTGCTCCAATAACACAAGGTTCTTATAAAAGTGAATTTTTGCCAATTGAGTGGTTTGTTAATGATACAAATATTAACTATTCATTTGCTAATATTATAGATTTTAATGGTAATTTAATATGGGAATCACCCTCGCTGTCAGATGAATATAATTATTACTCCTTCCACAATCTTAGTGATGGCCAGTATAACATAACTGTTGTTTCTAAAGATTTGGCTCATAATTATGTCAACTATACCGTTACTGACGTTACAATCGATTCAATAGCTCCAATCTGGCAGTTTTTGAATCCAGAAAACAATATCACCACTGATAAAAACATACTTCAAATCAATTTCACGACTAATGAACCAGCATATTGCAAAATTCAGGATTCGTACAGTTATTTCTTGAATAATTTAAGCTCGCTTATCATATATGGCGCTGCATTTGGAGATCAAAATGATGCAATATTTTCTCAAAGTTTCACGTTCGAAAATTTGAGTGATTATTCCCACTATTACTATTTAATACGCTGTTCAGATTTGGCTGGCAATCAAAATGAAAATTCATATGAGTTTACTGTAATATATGACGGCGATGCTGACGGCATCCCCGACATCCTGGACAATTGTCCATCAATTTACAATCCATCTCAAGCAGATATCGATGATGATGGTGTTGGGGATTCATGTGATTCAGACAGCGATAATGATGGCATACCAAATGATCAAGATTACCTAACAGGCAACTCCAGTGACATAAATTCAAGTTCATTTGTACCAATATTATATATCAATAACCAATCCAATCTAAATCAAATCTTTACTGGACTTGGTGTTATAGATATTATGAATGAGAATGTTAAAGTCGCGGAATTTTCATATAATTTCAGTAATGGCACTCTTAACTTAGCAAATATTGCAATTGAAGTATCGTCCAATTCTTCCAATGGTTTTGTGCTAATTAATCTCAATGGGCAAACAATCGAAGGTACTAAAACTCTGTATCTTGAAAATGTTAATAACTTAACAACTCTTTGCATAAAAGATGCTGAAATAGGCTCAATAAGTCAAATTACAAATCTATGCAATGGCCCGAATGAATATAGCATTGACTGCCCCGGATATGCTAACAATAACCAATATCAATGTAATTACACTGGTTCCAGCAACAAAACTTATGTAATAAGTGGATTGACGCACACAGGTATCAACCAGCAGACTTATTGCGGAAATGGCGTTGTTGATTTTGGTGAAGATTGTACTAATTGCGATGCTGATGCAGGCTCTTGCCCAATTTCTTCCAGCTCTAGCAGTTCATCTGGAGGTGGTGGTGGAGGCGGAGGAGGTGGTGGACCAACTCTCTTTTACTGCTCCAAAGCATGGCAATGCAGTAGCTGGAGTTCTTGCCTAAATAGTCAACAGACAAGATCATGCGAATTTGTTGAGGTTCCCGAGTATACACAAAACACTTCATGTCCAAAAGGATCCGATGATATAGAAATAGCCAGAACATGCACATCTGCCCCCAAATCGGTTGTCCCAGCTTCCGAAGAGCAAGTCCCTAATGCTGCTGAAGATGTAAAATCTTTGGAATCCACTATACCAGGATCAGATCAAGATCAACTTGCCAAATTGCAGGATGTTAGTGCCATTACAGGTGCAGTGACCGGTTTGGAAAATTTTATCAGCAACAAAAAGCCCATGAACAAAATATTCTTAATATTATTTTCTCTGATTATAGTAATGGCACTTGTGATTTACGGATATAATCATTTTGTTGGTCGTAAGAAAAAACGATAA
- a CDS encoding class I SAM-dependent methyltransferase, with translation MDDISINQMAVLEKDYWFWVGKRYMFEQAYKKYSGMAKSAPGKQDSGRNNKFRLLDVGCGTGSILLMMRQICGKDAEIYGMDVSGEAIRICHQRAKSARTSFMLKVGNAEKLPYQDDYFDFVIISDTLEHVRNDKKAAQEVRRVLRPGGIALVTVPMFMHLWGADDKRLFHFRRYTKKRLNKLFDGFRKLRQTYIQPFFYFPALLARTMERASGKGESFEQKIKDSLLKRNAKTSARKNSENPKGNGMMLNGLLKKIHLAENWLIAKGMNMPIGVATLTVLQKERAD, from the coding sequence TTGGATGACATATCAATAAACCAGATGGCCGTGCTGGAAAAGGATTACTGGTTCTGGGTTGGAAAAAGGTACATGTTTGAGCAGGCTTATAAAAAATATTCCGGGATGGCAAAATCAGCACCGGGAAAACAGGATAGTGGAAGGAACAATAAGTTCCGCCTGTTGGATGTAGGCTGTGGAACAGGAAGCATTTTGCTTATGATGAGGCAAATTTGCGGCAAGGATGCCGAAATCTATGGTATGGACGTCTCCGGCGAGGCTATCAGGATCTGCCATCAGAGGGCCAAGTCTGCCAGGACAAGCTTTATGCTCAAAGTGGGGAATGCTGAGAAGCTGCCTTATCAGGATGATTATTTTGACTTTGTGATAATAAGCGACACCCTGGAGCATGTGAGGAATGACAAAAAAGCTGCGCAGGAGGTCAGGAGGGTGCTGAGGCCAGGCGGAATAGCCCTTGTCACAGTCCCAATGTTCATGCACCTTTGGGGGGCGGATGACAAAAGGCTGTTCCATTTCAGGAGGTATACCAAGAAAAGGCTGAACAAGCTGTTTGATGGCTTCAGGAAACTTAGACAGACATATATCCAGCCATTTTTTTATTTCCCGGCATTGCTCGCCAGGACCATGGAAAGAGCATCAGGCAAGGGGGAGTCGTTTGAGCAAAAAATAAAGGACAGCCTGCTAAAAAGAAATGCGAAAACGTCTGCAAGGAAAAATTCTGAAAACCCCAAAGGAAACGGGATGATGCTCAATGGCCTGCTCAAGAAAATCCACCTGGCAGAGAATTGGCTGATAGCGAAAGGGATGAACATGCCGATTGGCGTGGCCACCCTGACTGTGCTGCAGAAAGAAAGGGCAGATTGA